In Leptospira koniambonensis, the following proteins share a genomic window:
- a CDS encoding M16 family metallopeptidase, which produces MLFLEEKNHKITLGNGLVVLFQRAPYSVSVSMGVYVKVGSRSETLENAGYCHFLEHMLFKDTEKRTAKQQAEDWERVGAYSNAATSREYTYFHATLASRDLELGLELLSEMMFQPLFRDQDIRTEAEVVLEEMKGYEDSPEDAIHDFYYNNLFRENSLGRDIIGTEASIRGVTPSSLRNFYETYYHPENMILSLSGNYEPEFVFDLISKYFSHSVKKGKEGTFETPKKEFGYFRKGNKETEQAYFILGAEGFPRNFHDATRLSLLTHVLGGGMSSRLFQKVREEKGLCYHITSYPSSYRDVGINSIVCSTSKERFAESLELILEELKLFVDKGVTSQELKDAKTNHEGSLSIGYEHTESRMNNIAFQELYYGKYNSLENRIKEIHSVTEEEINQTVRKIFALPELHLSVLAKLKTKEEQKIKSIFGSYSY; this is translated from the coding sequence TTGCTTTTTCTAGAAGAAAAAAATCATAAAATAACATTAGGGAACGGACTTGTAGTCTTGTTCCAAAGAGCTCCTTATTCAGTAAGTGTGTCTATGGGAGTGTATGTAAAAGTGGGATCCAGGTCTGAAACTTTGGAAAACGCTGGTTACTGCCATTTCCTAGAACATATGCTTTTCAAAGACACTGAAAAGCGAACTGCAAAACAACAAGCAGAAGATTGGGAAAGAGTAGGAGCTTACTCTAACGCAGCCACTTCCAGAGAATACACTTACTTTCATGCAACCTTAGCTTCCAGAGATCTGGAACTCGGACTGGAATTGCTTTCAGAAATGATGTTCCAACCTTTATTCAGGGACCAAGATATCCGTACAGAAGCGGAAGTTGTCTTGGAAGAGATGAAAGGTTATGAAGATTCTCCAGAAGACGCCATCCACGATTTTTATTATAATAATCTATTCAGGGAAAATTCTCTAGGAAGAGATATTATAGGGACTGAAGCCTCAATCAGAGGGGTAACTCCTTCTAGTCTTAGGAATTTTTACGAAACCTATTATCATCCAGAGAATATGATACTTTCTCTTTCCGGAAATTATGAGCCAGAGTTTGTATTCGATCTAATTTCTAAATACTTCTCCCATTCAGTCAAAAAGGGAAAAGAAGGCACATTCGAAACTCCTAAAAAGGAATTCGGATATTTCCGCAAAGGGAATAAGGAAACAGAACAGGCCTATTTTATTTTAGGCGCAGAAGGTTTTCCTCGTAATTTCCACGATGCTACAAGGCTTTCTCTTCTCACACATGTTTTAGGCGGGGGAATGTCTTCTCGTTTATTCCAAAAAGTCAGAGAAGAAAAAGGACTTTGTTATCATATCACTAGTTATCCTTCTTCTTATCGTGATGTAGGGATCAATTCAATTGTATGTTCTACTTCCAAAGAAAGATTTGCAGAAAGTCTGGAATTGATCTTAGAAGAATTAAAACTTTTCGTAGATAAGGGAGTTACTTCCCAAGAGTTGAAAGACGCTAAAACAAACCACGAAGGAAGCCTTTCCATCGGTTACGAGCATACTGAAAGTAGAATGAATAATATCGCTTTCCAAGAGTTGTATTACGGAAAATATAATTCTTTAGAAAATAGGATCAAAGAGATCCATTCAGTAACGGAAGAAGAGATAAATCAAACTGTCCGAAAAATATTCGCACTTCCAGAGTTACATCTTTCTGTTTTGGCAAAATTAAAAACGAAAGAAGAACAAAAAATTAAATCCATTTTCGGATCTTATTCCTACTAA
- the dut gene encoding dUTP diphosphatase has translation MKIPVKKLKEKALLPEIKTSGSAGYDIASCLDSTLTLPVGEVVLVPTGLSFAIPEGFHFEIRPRSGFSTKFKILIPNTPGTIDSDYRGELMVPLLNLGKEPYLLEDKTRIAQLLIRRTWHTDWEIVTELPESERGVGGFGSTGF, from the coding sequence ATGAAAATCCCAGTTAAAAAATTAAAAGAAAAGGCTCTTCTTCCTGAGATCAAAACTTCAGGTTCTGCAGGTTATGATATTGCTTCTTGTTTGGATTCCACTCTGACATTACCTGTTGGAGAAGTTGTTTTAGTTCCTACAGGACTTTCTTTTGCGATCCCAGAAGGATTTCATTTTGAGATCAGGCCTCGCTCCGGATTTTCTACTAAATTTAAGATCCTAATTCCGAATACTCCAGGCACAATCGATTCAGACTATCGAGGAGAATTGATGGTGCCACTTCTCAACCTGGGAAAAGAACCTTATCTTTTAGAAGATAAAACTAGGATCGCTCAACTTTTGATCCGCCGCACCTGGCATACTGATTGGGAAATTGTGACGGAACTGCCTGAATCCGAAAGAGGAGTAGGCGGCTTCGGTAGTACCGGTTTCTGA
- a CDS encoding type II toxin-antitoxin system Phd/YefM family antitoxin, whose product MNVNMESVSAFQAKTHLSELLKKVQSGEVFVITHRGKPIAKLVPFSEEIEFDSKEGLNTLKKIRASISSKVNIKEFINEGRKW is encoded by the coding sequence ATGAACGTAAACATGGAATCGGTTTCCGCCTTCCAGGCGAAGACCCATTTATCGGAATTACTCAAAAAAGTACAATCAGGAGAGGTTTTTGTGATCACACATAGAGGAAAACCGATCGCTAAACTCGTTCCATTTTCGGAAGAGATCGAATTCGATTCCAAAGAGGGACTTAACACTTTAAAAAAGATCAGAGCCAGCATTTCTTCGAAGGTAAATATTAAAGAATTTATCAACGAAGGCCGCAAATGGTAA
- the pnp gene encoding polyribonucleotide nucleotidyltransferase, whose translation MAKTINGQFGRDSITLETGDWAKQAHGSVVYKTGNLVLLATVCAADEPKEGQDFFPLTCEYSEKVYSVGRFPGGYFKREAKPYEHEVLNSRIIDRPIRPLFPEGYFCEVQLQVTVLSADNEISTAGHALNAASAALTISNIPFNGPIAGARVGRINGELVINPSNKEILNSDLDLVVAGTKTHIVMIEGEAKELSNSEMLEALKFAHQHIAKFVELQESWAKELAVVKKEVKLRVKDETLLGEVRKYAFDKISSANKTADKTSRNKEISNANKEVVEHFKETVTESEKIKDIKNFLHELEYEIVREQVLKEGVRFDGRKLDEIRNISVEMSPLPGVHGSAVFTRGQTQSLGTVTLGTASDNQRYETLEGQKEKNFMLHYNFPAFSVGEVRRSSGPGRREIGHGNLAERALKLVLPKPDDFPYVIRVVSEILESNGSSSMASVCSGSLALMAAGVPIKSAVSGIAMGLFSDESGRFAVLSDIAGLEDHFGDMDCKIAGTRKGITAFQMDLKVTGVAFNVLEAVFAQAEKARFHILDVMEKSISKAADSVSRTAPKIIVKYIPKDRIGELIGPGGKNIRGIIEASGADINIDDDGKVTIAGANQEQAEKAAGMVEGFFAEVEVGKIYEGKVKRITDFGAFVEILPGKEGLCHISKLDSKRVNSVKDVVKEGEIIRVRVLNVDKTGKIDLSRRDALEV comes from the coding sequence ATGGCTAAAACTATTAATGGCCAATTTGGCCGTGATTCAATCACTCTCGAAACGGGAGACTGGGCGAAGCAAGCCCACGGGTCCGTAGTATATAAAACCGGAAATCTAGTTTTATTAGCGACTGTTTGTGCCGCAGACGAACCTAAAGAAGGCCAAGACTTCTTTCCACTTACTTGCGAATATTCTGAAAAAGTTTATTCAGTAGGTAGATTCCCCGGTGGATATTTCAAAAGAGAAGCAAAACCTTATGAGCATGAGGTTTTAAATTCAAGGATCATCGACAGACCGATCCGTCCTCTTTTCCCTGAAGGATATTTCTGCGAAGTTCAATTGCAGGTAACTGTTCTTTCAGCAGACAACGAAATTTCTACAGCTGGTCACGCGTTAAATGCTGCTTCTGCTGCATTAACGATCTCTAATATTCCTTTTAATGGTCCGATTGCCGGAGCAAGAGTAGGAAGAATTAACGGAGAACTCGTGATCAATCCTAGTAACAAAGAGATCCTGAATTCTGATCTGGATCTGGTAGTTGCTGGAACTAAAACCCATATCGTAATGATAGAGGGTGAGGCAAAAGAATTATCCAATTCTGAAATGTTGGAAGCATTAAAGTTTGCTCATCAACATATCGCAAAATTTGTAGAACTTCAAGAGTCTTGGGCGAAAGAACTCGCCGTAGTCAAAAAAGAAGTTAAACTTAGAGTAAAAGACGAAACTCTTTTAGGCGAAGTTCGTAAATATGCATTCGATAAGATTTCTTCTGCAAATAAAACTGCAGATAAAACTTCTCGTAATAAAGAAATTTCTAATGCAAACAAAGAAGTTGTAGAACACTTTAAAGAAACCGTAACCGAATCTGAGAAGATCAAGGACATCAAAAACTTCTTACATGAACTCGAGTATGAGATCGTAAGAGAGCAGGTATTAAAAGAAGGAGTTCGTTTTGACGGTAGAAAGTTGGACGAGATCCGAAATATCAGCGTAGAGATGAGCCCTCTTCCAGGAGTTCACGGTTCTGCAGTATTTACAAGAGGTCAAACCCAGTCTTTGGGAACAGTTACTCTTGGAACTGCATCTGACAACCAACGTTATGAAACATTGGAAGGTCAGAAAGAAAAGAACTTCATGCTTCATTATAACTTCCCTGCATTCTCAGTAGGAGAAGTAAGAAGATCTTCCGGGCCAGGTCGTAGAGAGATCGGTCACGGAAACTTGGCAGAAAGAGCACTTAAACTAGTTCTTCCTAAGCCGGATGATTTCCCTTATGTGATCAGAGTTGTATCCGAAATTTTAGAATCCAATGGATCTTCTTCCATGGCTTCCGTATGTTCCGGATCATTGGCTCTAATGGCAGCGGGTGTTCCTATCAAGTCCGCAGTTTCTGGAATTGCAATGGGATTATTCTCAGACGAATCCGGAAGATTTGCAGTATTATCTGATATCGCGGGATTGGAAGACCATTTCGGTGATATGGACTGTAAGATTGCAGGAACCAGAAAAGGGATCACTGCATTCCAGATGGACTTAAAAGTAACTGGTGTTGCGTTTAATGTTCTTGAGGCAGTATTCGCTCAGGCTGAAAAAGCTCGTTTCCATATCTTGGACGTAATGGAAAAATCCATCTCCAAAGCTGCAGATTCGGTTTCTCGTACAGCGCCTAAAATTATCGTTAAGTATATACCTAAAGACCGTATTGGGGAACTGATAGGTCCAGGTGGTAAAAATATCCGTGGGATCATCGAAGCATCTGGCGCGGATATCAATATAGACGATGATGGAAAAGTGACTATCGCGGGAGCTAACCAAGAGCAGGCAGAAAAAGCTGCAGGCATGGTAGAAGGTTTCTTCGCAGAAGTTGAAGTAGGAAAAATTTACGAAGGCAAAGTAAAACGTATCACCGATTTCGGTGCCTTTGTGGAGATCCTGCCAGGTAAAGAAGGACTTTGCCATATTTCCAAATTGGATTCCAAACGTGTGAATTCAGTGAAAGACGTAGTTAAAGAAGGTGAGATCATCCGTGTCCGCGTATTAAACGTGGATAAAACAGGTAAGATCGATCTTTCCAGAAGAGACGCTCTCGAAGTTTAG
- the truB gene encoding tRNA pseudouridine(55) synthase TruB — protein MNPSDLRENQQIRTEFGFLLLDKPIGMTSSDLVLKAKKTLGLKKVGHTGTLDKAASGLMVLPVGTSTSFSQVFLGKDKEYEADVQFGFSTDSGDREGLVVEDWETSKIQKWYEESMPNLEEILSKVSSWEEQIAPEVSALKVQGQRRAKLFREGISVPPSIRKIKIFEFSAGDFCPEGFKLKTRVSGGTYIRKLVMDIAAEVGIPMCLKSLNRTKVGKLKLEQADTYEALLLGKAIIHPPEEILDIPSVEIPSTEVKDVFHGKKIKLDWIPAQEFLLTSPEGEILAYCRREGLPGSLSYKYLKVFSKI, from the coding sequence ATGAATCCCTCCGACTTACGAGAAAACCAACAAATCCGGACTGAATTCGGATTTTTGCTCTTGGATAAACCGATTGGAATGACTTCTTCCGATCTGGTTTTAAAAGCCAAAAAGACTCTCGGACTCAAAAAAGTAGGACATACAGGTACCTTAGACAAGGCCGCTTCTGGTTTGATGGTACTACCTGTAGGCACTTCTACAAGTTTCTCTCAAGTATTTTTAGGAAAAGACAAAGAGTATGAAGCTGATGTACAGTTTGGCTTCTCCACTGACTCTGGAGACAGAGAAGGTTTAGTTGTAGAAGATTGGGAAACTTCTAAGATCCAAAAATGGTATGAGGAATCCATGCCTAACTTGGAAGAAATTCTTTCTAAGGTTTCCAGTTGGGAAGAGCAAATCGCACCTGAAGTTTCCGCACTCAAGGTGCAAGGGCAGAGAAGAGCGAAATTGTTTAGAGAAGGGATCTCTGTTCCACCAAGCATTCGTAAGATTAAAATATTTGAATTCAGTGCTGGAGACTTCTGCCCAGAAGGTTTCAAGTTGAAGACCAGGGTTTCAGGCGGAACTTATATCCGTAAGCTAGTCATGGACATAGCTGCAGAAGTAGGAATCCCAATGTGTCTTAAGTCCTTGAATAGGACCAAGGTAGGTAAACTCAAACTGGAGCAGGCAGACACCTATGAGGCGCTTCTACTTGGGAAGGCAATTATACATCCTCCGGAAGAGATATTGGATATTCCTTCGGTAGAGATCCCGAGCACCGAGGTAAAAGATGTTTTTCACGGGAAAAAGATAAAGCTCGACTGGATCCCGGCCCAGGAGTTCCTACTTACCTCTCCGGAAGGAGAGATTTTGGCATATTGCAGAAGAGAGGGACTTCCTGGCAGCCTTTCTTATAAATATTTGAAGGTCTTTTCTAAAATTTAG
- a CDS encoding type II toxin-antitoxin system VapC family toxin, which translates to MVKLWVLDCSLAAASFLPDEKSPKADQFLQLIGKSIRAVVPSLWWYEFNNVILVSKRRKRLTDLQGKQIVSIFESLPIEFDINLSFEVFRHIQELALNHELSSYDAAYLELCIRKGAGIATLDEKISAIAKKLKIEVFK; encoded by the coding sequence ATGGTAAAACTCTGGGTTTTGGATTGTTCCTTAGCAGCAGCGAGTTTTTTACCGGATGAAAAATCCCCTAAAGCCGATCAATTCCTTCAATTGATCGGCAAGTCAATCCGAGCGGTCGTCCCAAGTCTTTGGTGGTATGAGTTTAATAACGTAATACTTGTTTCCAAAAGACGAAAAAGACTAACCGATCTCCAAGGAAAACAGATCGTTTCTATTTTCGAATCTCTTCCTATCGAATTCGATATCAATTTATCTTTCGAAGTGTTCCGCCATATCCAAGAACTAGCATTGAATCATGAACTTTCTTCTTACGATGCTGCGTATCTGGAACTTTGTATCCGCAAGGGCGCTGGTATAGCAACTCTAGACGAAAAAATTTCAGCCATAGCTAAGAAGTTAAAGATAGAAGTTTTTAAATAA
- a CDS encoding DNA translocase FtsK, which yields MDRKDQIIGQNIAIWEKGRAALPYLLLFTGIFLTLSLGSFTIAENGVEANLFGRLGHYLSWGFLYLFGNASFVPGIMLILTGGILLAKPAQDVTNKLLTIPLFLLAVAVSLNVFGNVSTVPFASNGGVLGQALAVALEYLLGSTGRLLIHFVVYFYGILVYLNESPVHFFGRLLAQSGRDWKEQWLSGYMSGRTKKEEEFENYESTFAKTKSTDWSKGLAGMMNSVSSWKETNAEVSEENVPPWFRREVSGPSSEKQNPVKTTTNLESYIQKVKGNSKVADIKESNVQYRNSGLLQGFFEDDRKIFQFQTASSRLVEKVYGIQDRKEDIIATSKKAWEILDLRSETSAQPSFVKEEVPHVVLETEKLEEEVQPFISNKEIIEEVSAEGENFQEEGEELEEWTEEEDSLEDLEDSKEEYEEEVEESDELEEIEEIEEPKAVAAPEVVIPSTLPSPVVAPTSVAEKKPKQSELPFTPVSMVPVFRSKRSVYHIPLNRLKSNPTKVQDALFKVESEKVAFEIENALKVYGYEAKVVGWERGPIITRYELTPPPGVKLGRITSLTDELRMYLAVKNIRIVAPIPGKSTIGIEVPNKHREDVFLGDILRSSLAPKPKKDLNIVIGKDISGKLVSIDLNKLPHLLVAGTTGSGKSVCLNAMIASLVLNLSPEEVRFIMIDPKMVELTLFEDIPHLLMPVIKDARKATKSLSWVIQEMEARYEAVSQLKCRDFRSYNEKVEEHYHKEGYNKMPYLVVFIDELADLMMVSGKDLEDAITRISQKSRAVGIHLVMATQRPSVDVITGLIKANCPARIAFHVAQKTDSKIILDMNGAESLLGKGDMLYKSPTSADLARIQAPFISEEEIEKIVDEAKKYGAPTYVEFDLEEETESDSAEEMDEELFDKAWEIVRTDRKASASYLQRRLKIGYNRAARIMELMEERGYVSAILGSKGREILRSA from the coding sequence ATGGATAGAAAGGACCAAATTATCGGACAAAATATTGCGATTTGGGAAAAGGGACGTGCGGCATTGCCGTATCTTCTACTTTTCACTGGGATTTTTCTGACCCTTTCTCTGGGTTCTTTTACCATCGCTGAAAATGGAGTAGAAGCTAACCTTTTTGGTAGGCTCGGCCATTACCTTTCCTGGGGATTTTTATACTTATTTGGGAATGCTTCTTTTGTTCCCGGCATCATGCTTATCTTAACTGGCGGAATCCTTCTTGCGAAGCCTGCTCAGGATGTTACTAACAAACTTCTTACCATTCCGTTATTCTTACTCGCCGTCGCAGTAAGTTTGAATGTTTTCGGAAATGTTTCTACAGTTCCATTTGCATCTAACGGTGGAGTTCTTGGGCAAGCACTCGCTGTGGCTTTGGAATATCTTCTTGGTTCTACTGGAAGACTTCTTATTCATTTCGTGGTCTATTTTTACGGCATACTAGTTTATCTGAACGAATCTCCAGTCCATTTTTTTGGAAGGCTTCTTGCACAAAGCGGCCGGGACTGGAAGGAGCAATGGCTTTCCGGTTATATGAGTGGAAGAACCAAAAAAGAAGAAGAGTTCGAAAATTACGAATCTACATTTGCAAAAACCAAATCTACTGATTGGTCCAAAGGTCTTGCAGGTATGATGAATTCAGTTTCTTCATGGAAAGAAACAAACGCTGAAGTTTCAGAAGAAAATGTGCCTCCTTGGTTTCGTAGAGAAGTTTCGGGTCCTTCTTCGGAGAAACAGAACCCAGTGAAAACTACTACAAACTTGGAATCATATATTCAAAAAGTAAAAGGCAATTCTAAGGTTGCAGATATAAAAGAATCTAATGTGCAATATAGAAATTCAGGTCTTCTACAGGGATTTTTTGAAGATGATAGAAAGATTTTCCAATTCCAAACTGCCTCTTCTCGCCTTGTGGAGAAAGTGTATGGAATTCAGGATAGAAAAGAAGATATTATAGCTACCTCTAAAAAGGCATGGGAGATCTTGGATCTTAGGAGTGAAACTTCTGCACAACCTTCTTTTGTAAAAGAAGAAGTGCCGCATGTGGTTCTTGAAACAGAAAAGTTGGAAGAAGAAGTCCAACCATTCATTTCTAATAAAGAAATTATAGAAGAAGTTTCCGCCGAAGGGGAAAACTTCCAAGAAGAAGGCGAAGAACTGGAAGAATGGACCGAAGAGGAAGATTCTTTGGAAGACCTGGAAGATTCGAAAGAAGAATACGAGGAAGAAGTAGAAGAATCTGACGAGTTGGAAGAAATTGAAGAGATCGAAGAACCTAAGGCTGTTGCGGCGCCGGAGGTGGTAATTCCTAGTACGTTACCTTCTCCTGTTGTAGCTCCTACATCCGTTGCGGAAAAGAAACCGAAACAATCTGAACTTCCATTTACTCCAGTTTCTATGGTGCCAGTATTCCGTTCTAAACGTTCTGTGTATCATATTCCTCTGAATCGTTTGAAGAGTAATCCTACAAAAGTACAAGATGCACTTTTCAAAGTAGAATCTGAAAAGGTTGCATTCGAGATTGAGAACGCTCTAAAAGTATATGGTTATGAAGCAAAGGTTGTAGGATGGGAAAGAGGTCCTATCATCACTCGTTATGAACTCACTCCTCCTCCTGGGGTGAAGTTGGGAAGGATCACTTCTTTGACTGACGAGCTTAGGATGTATCTTGCAGTTAAGAATATTCGTATCGTCGCTCCTATTCCAGGTAAATCCACGATCGGTATCGAGGTTCCAAATAAACATAGAGAAGATGTTTTCCTGGGAGATATATTACGTTCTTCTTTAGCACCTAAACCTAAAAAAGATCTGAATATTGTGATCGGTAAGGATATTTCAGGCAAGCTTGTATCCATTGATTTAAATAAACTTCCTCACTTGCTTGTGGCAGGAACTACTGGTTCTGGTAAATCAGTTTGTTTGAATGCGATGATCGCTTCTTTGGTCTTAAATCTTTCTCCAGAAGAAGTTCGTTTTATAATGATAGACCCTAAGATGGTGGAACTTACTCTGTTTGAGGATATTCCTCATCTTCTTATGCCGGTGATCAAAGATGCTCGTAAGGCAACCAAATCACTCTCTTGGGTGATCCAAGAAATGGAAGCGCGTTATGAAGCTGTATCCCAATTGAAATGTAGGGATTTCCGTTCTTATAATGAGAAGGTAGAAGAACATTATCACAAAGAAGGTTATAATAAAATGCCTTATCTTGTGGTGTTCATAGATGAGCTTGCTGACTTAATGATGGTGTCCGGAAAAGATCTGGAAGATGCGATCACTCGTATCAGCCAGAAGTCCAGAGCGGTAGGGATCCACTTAGTGATGGCGACCCAAAGACCTTCTGTGGATGTGATCACTGGTCTTATCAAAGCGAACTGTCCTGCAAGGATAGCATTCCATGTGGCTCAAAAAACTGACTCTAAGATCATTCTGGATATGAATGGTGCTGAGTCTCTTCTTGGAAAAGGGGATATGTTATACAAGTCTCCTACTTCTGCGGACCTGGCTCGTATCCAGGCTCCATTTATCTCTGAAGAAGAGATAGAGAAGATCGTGGATGAGGCTAAAAAATACGGAGCTCCTACCTACGTAGAATTCGATCTGGAAGAAGAAACTGAATCTGACTCCGCGGAAGAGATGGATGAGGAACTATTCGATAAGGCCTGGGAAATCGTAAGGACGGATAGAAAGGCGAGCGCAAGCTACTTACAAAGACGTTTGAAAATCGGCTATAACAGGGCCGCTCGGATCATGGAATTAATGGAAGAAAGGGGATATGTTTCTGCGATCCTGGGATCTAAGGGACGGGAAATTTTAAGGTCTGCTTAA
- a CDS encoding LolA family protein: MKDTLSNRSVFIALCLSVLFGSFSLGAQSSAKHHWNSPSEVVKKVRKTFSDLKSYKADFVIQTESNKKVVTKKGVCYYKKGGKIKYEFSDPSGDEIVSDGKTLWIFIKRLNAAGKQDLTLNKSNKSGPIFSPMTEEGLSRIFRKYHYKFESIEQPQVSPKDNRQYFVLALEQREKIGGYETMTLYVDAQTSFIKKAVASDGRGKTTTVEFFGLDPNADIEDGVFNFRPDGNSKIVNNPLVSEE, translated from the coding sequence ATGAAAGATACCTTAAGCAATCGTTCTGTATTTATCGCCCTTTGCCTGTCCGTTTTATTCGGCAGCTTTTCCCTGGGCGCTCAGTCATCCGCAAAACACCATTGGAATTCACCTTCTGAAGTGGTTAAAAAAGTCAGAAAAACTTTTTCGGACCTAAAATCTTATAAGGCTGATTTCGTGATCCAAACGGAATCAAACAAAAAAGTAGTCACTAAAAAAGGTGTCTGCTACTATAAGAAGGGTGGAAAGATCAAATATGAATTTTCAGATCCTTCCGGTGACGAGATCGTTTCTGACGGCAAAACTCTTTGGATCTTTATCAAAAGATTAAATGCTGCAGGAAAGCAAGATCTTACATTAAATAAATCTAATAAATCTGGACCTATTTTTTCCCCAATGACGGAAGAGGGTCTTTCCAGGATTTTTAGAAAGTATCATTATAAATTCGAGTCCATAGAACAACCTCAGGTTTCTCCTAAAGACAATCGTCAATATTTCGTATTGGCTTTGGAACAAAGAGAGAAGATTGGCGGTTACGAAACTATGACCCTCTATGTAGATGCTCAAACTTCCTTTATTAAAAAGGCAGTTGCGAGTGACGGAAGAGGCAAGACCACCACTGTAGAATTTTTCGGATTAGATCCGAATGCGGATATCGAGGACGGAGTGTTTAATTTCCGCCCTGACGGTAATTCTAAAATCGTAAATAACCCCTTGGTGTCGGAAGAATAA
- the rbfA gene encoding 30S ribosome-binding factor RbfA, which produces MNPIRKRKIEAETVRTVAMMILAGKVKDPRVHMVSVHRSELSDDSKNLKVYVTAIVTDKKKEKLLAGLNSAAGKFAATLSTKLNLRATPKMSFVWDEEYIQGLDESLRLTRKPTNPD; this is translated from the coding sequence GTGAATCCGATCCGTAAAAGGAAAATCGAAGCGGAGACGGTTCGAACCGTCGCCATGATGATCCTGGCCGGAAAAGTCAAGGACCCTCGGGTCCATATGGTTTCCGTTCACAGATCGGAACTCTCGGACGATTCCAAAAATCTAAAGGTGTACGTTACGGCTATCGTTACGGACAAAAAAAAGGAAAAATTACTCGCTGGATTAAATAGCGCCGCGGGTAAATTTGCCGCGACTCTTTCCACAAAACTCAATCTTAGGGCAACACCGAAGATGAGTTTTGTTTGGGACGAAGAATATATCCAAGGTTTAGATGAATCCCTCCGACTTACGAGAAAACCAACAAATCCGGACTGA
- the rpsO gene encoding 30S ribosomal protein S15, which translates to MVTTEQKKQIISTFAKGQGDTGSTEVQIALLDAQIKDLNEHFKTHKKDFHSKTGLLKLISKRKKLQEYLKRTDLERYKKLIEALGLRK; encoded by the coding sequence ATGGTAACTACGGAACAAAAGAAGCAAATTATATCTACATTTGCAAAAGGACAGGGGGATACCGGTTCAACGGAAGTACAAATCGCCCTTCTAGACGCTCAGATCAAAGATCTTAACGAGCATTTTAAAACTCATAAAAAAGATTTTCATTCTAAAACTGGTCTTCTTAAACTTATCAGCAAGCGTAAAAAGTTACAAGAATATCTAAAACGTACTGATCTAGAACGTTATAAAAAACTAATCGAAGCTCTCGGACTCCGCAAGTAA